One Terriglobales bacterium genomic region harbors:
- a CDS encoding class IV adenylate cyclase — protein sequence MASANEVEIKFALDDVGEIERNLRELGFRRETARTHEMNTLYDLPDGALRSRGELLRLRKYGDGWKLTHKGPGKAGRHKTRAETETAVEDGGRMEEILTALGFAPSFRYEKFRSEWSDSAGHVVLDETPIGNYGEIEGPPEWIDKTARALGISESQYITDSYVQLFSKWKERTGSPARNMTFAEMKK from the coding sequence ATGGCGTCCGCGAATGAAGTCGAGATCAAGTTTGCGCTGGATGACGTGGGCGAAATAGAACGCAATCTGCGTGAACTGGGATTCCGCCGCGAGACGGCGCGTACGCATGAGATGAATACCCTGTATGACCTGCCGGACGGAGCGCTCAGGAGTCGGGGCGAGTTGCTGCGACTGCGCAAGTACGGTGATGGATGGAAGCTGACTCACAAGGGGCCGGGCAAGGCGGGGCGTCACAAGACGCGCGCGGAGACGGAAACCGCAGTGGAAGACGGAGGACGTATGGAGGAAATCCTCACCGCGCTTGGCTTCGCGCCCAGCTTCCGCTACGAAAAATTCCGCAGCGAGTGGAGCGACAGCGCGGGACACGTCGTCCTCGACGAGACGCCGATCGGCAATTACGGGGAAATCGAGGGTCCTCCCGAGTGGATCGACAAAACGGCGCGCGCGCTGGGCATCTCGGAATCGCAGTACATCACGGATTCATACGTGCAGCTCTTCAGCAAATGGAAAGAGCGCACCGGTAGCCCGGCAAGGAACATGACTTTCGCGGAAATGAAGAAGTAG
- the ahcY gene encoding adenosylhomocysteinase, whose protein sequence is MATSPAQVACDVKNMELADIGKKRIDWANQSMKVLQIIRKDFIKTQPLKDVRISACLHVTAETANLAITLRDGGAEVALCASNPLSTQDDVAACLVRDYNIPVFAIKGEDNDTYYSHIMAALDHKPNLTMDDGADLVTIALTKRKDVLANVFGGTEETTTGVIRLRAMAKEGVLAYPIIAVNDADTKHLFDNRYGTGQSTIDGIIRATNFLLAGSKFVVAGYGWCGRGLASRARGQGAEVIVTEVEPTRALEAVMDGYRVMSMADAAKIGDVFCTVTGNKSVIRSEHFEQMKDGAIISNSGHFNVEIDIPALERMSSAKRTTRNFVEEYSLKDGRKINLLGEGRLINLAAAEGHPPSVMDMSFADQALSVDYLVKNHKSLEKKVYTVPAELDKRVAKLKLESMGIKIDRLTPEQEEYLASWSEGT, encoded by the coding sequence ATGGCTACTTCACCCGCTCAAGTCGCCTGCGACGTCAAGAACATGGAATTGGCCGACATAGGTAAGAAGCGTATTGACTGGGCCAACCAGTCGATGAAGGTCCTGCAAATCATTCGCAAAGACTTCATCAAGACGCAACCACTGAAGGACGTCCGCATCTCGGCGTGCCTGCATGTGACCGCGGAAACGGCGAACCTGGCGATTACCCTGCGCGACGGCGGCGCCGAGGTGGCTCTGTGCGCCTCTAACCCGCTCTCTACCCAGGACGACGTGGCCGCCTGCCTGGTGCGCGACTACAACATCCCGGTGTTCGCCATCAAGGGCGAGGACAACGACACCTACTACTCGCACATCATGGCGGCGCTCGACCACAAGCCGAACCTGACCATGGACGACGGCGCCGACCTGGTCACCATCGCGCTGACCAAGCGCAAGGACGTTTTGGCGAATGTCTTCGGCGGCACCGAGGAGACGACCACCGGCGTAATCCGCCTGCGCGCCATGGCGAAGGAAGGCGTGCTCGCTTATCCCATCATCGCCGTCAACGACGCCGACACCAAGCACCTGTTTGATAACCGCTACGGCACCGGGCAATCCACCATCGACGGCATCATCCGCGCCACCAACTTCCTGCTGGCCGGATCCAAGTTCGTGGTGGCCGGTTACGGTTGGTGTGGTCGAGGCCTGGCCAGCCGGGCCCGCGGCCAGGGCGCCGAGGTCATCGTCACCGAAGTGGAACCGACGCGCGCGCTGGAAGCGGTGATGGACGGCTACCGCGTCATGTCGATGGCAGACGCGGCCAAGATCGGCGACGTTTTCTGCACCGTGACCGGCAATAAGAGCGTCATTCGCTCCGAGCACTTCGAGCAGATGAAGGACGGCGCCATCATCAGCAACTCTGGCCACTTCAACGTCGAGATTGACATCCCGGCGCTGGAAAGAATGTCCTCCGCCAAGCGCACGACGCGCAACTTTGTCGAGGAGTATTCATTGAAGGACGGCCGCAAAATCAACCTGCTAGGCGAAGGACGTCTGATCAACCTGGCGGCGGCGGAAGGTCATCCGCCATCGGTCATGGACATGAGCTTTGCCGACCAGGCGCTGTCGGTAGATTACCTGGTCAAGAACCACAAGAGTTTGGAGAAGAAGGTTTATACCGTGCCGGCTGAACTCGACAAGCGCGTCGCCAAGCTGAAACTCGAGTCCATGGGAATCAAAATCGACCGCCTCACTCCGGAGCAGGAAGAATACCTGGCAAGCTGGAGCGAAGGAACCTAA
- the metK gene encoding methionine adenosyltransferase, with product MPAKNRFLFTSESVTEGHPDKIADQISDAILDACFEQDPYSRVACETLTATGLVVIAGEITTKAYVDFQTLVRGVVASIGYDNALYGFDSNTCAVISSINKQSGDIAMGVDTGGAGDQGMMFGYASNETPELMPTPISLAHKLCRRLSTVRKNGTLPYLRPDGKSQVTVEYDENHKPVRVDAVVVSTQHAETIGNEELRADILKHVIQATIPAQLLDADTKYHINPTGRFVIGGPMGDTGLTGRKIIVDTYGGMGRHGGGAFSGKDPTKVDRSAAYMARHIAKNIVASGLADRCEVQLAYAIGVAEPVSVLVDSFGTGKIADETLQQLVRANFQLTPRGIIDSLKLRRPIYRKTAAYGHFGRDDSDFTWETTDKAKALREQATGASQGTAQAARK from the coding sequence TTGCCAGCCAAGAATCGTTTTTTGTTTACCTCGGAATCGGTGACCGAGGGCCATCCCGACAAGATTGCCGACCAGATTTCCGATGCCATCCTGGACGCGTGTTTTGAGCAGGATCCCTACAGCCGGGTCGCTTGCGAGACCCTTACCGCCACCGGTCTGGTTGTCATCGCCGGAGAAATTACGACCAAAGCCTACGTGGATTTTCAGACGCTGGTGCGCGGCGTGGTTGCTTCCATCGGTTATGACAACGCGTTGTATGGCTTCGATTCCAACACCTGCGCGGTGATTTCCAGCATCAACAAGCAATCGGGCGATATTGCCATGGGCGTGGACACCGGCGGCGCCGGCGACCAGGGCATGATGTTCGGCTACGCCAGCAATGAGACCCCGGAACTGATGCCCACCCCGATTTCCCTCGCCCACAAGCTCTGCCGCAGGCTTTCCACCGTCCGCAAGAATGGCACACTCCCGTACCTCCGCCCCGACGGAAAATCGCAGGTCACGGTCGAGTACGACGAAAACCACAAGCCGGTGCGGGTGGACGCAGTCGTCGTCTCCACGCAACATGCCGAGACTATCGGCAACGAGGAACTCCGGGCCGATATCTTGAAGCACGTCATTCAAGCCACCATTCCGGCCCAACTCCTCGATGCCGACACCAAGTACCACATCAACCCGACGGGCCGGTTCGTGATCGGCGGCCCCATGGGCGATACCGGTCTAACCGGGCGCAAGATCATTGTTGACACCTACGGCGGCATGGGACGCCACGGGGGCGGCGCATTCAGCGGCAAAGATCCGACCAAGGTCGACCGCTCGGCTGCTTACATGGCGCGCCACATCGCCAAGAACATCGTGGCCTCCGGGCTCGCTGACCGTTGCGAAGTCCAATTGGCCTATGCCATCGGAGTTGCCGAACCGGTGAGCGTGCTGGTGGATAGCTTCGGCACTGGCAAGATTGCGGACGAAACACTCCAGCAACTGGTGCGCGCGAATTTTCAGCTTACCCCGCGCGGTATCATCGATTCGCTCAAGCTGCGCCGCCCGATTTACCGCAAGACGGCCGCCTATGGCCACTTCGGCCGCGATGACAGCGACTTCACCTGGGAAACAACCGACAAGGCCAAGGCGCTGCGCGAGCAGGCCACGGGCGCGTCGCAAGGCACGGCACAGGCCGCCAGGAAATAG
- a CDS encoding RodZ domain-containing protein, with amino-acid sequence MGSFGDRLHRERELRGITLEEIAEATKIGTRSLRALEEQDFDKLPGGIFNRGFVRAYARYLGLDEDQAVADYQTAINEAAAAGNLSRQEPAVPPPTVGEPIAEAEQREPLHLPLGAILTFMLIVALLIAGWRYYAKYGVPKVGPVRAAGQQHPPAPRSSGTRYAADAVEPAKADMAQAAKAEAAQPVQATDLQASSAHAVQPLTATTASSSLNAREFVIRVKAKENSWLSVVADGKQVMSGELAADSERSFHAHRDVVLKTGNAAGIELFHNDKLLPRLGENGQVKTVEFTPTGVRR; translated from the coding sequence GTGGGATCATTTGGCGATCGATTACACCGTGAACGCGAACTGCGCGGCATCACGCTGGAAGAAATAGCCGAAGCCACCAAGATCGGAACCCGGTCGCTACGCGCTCTCGAGGAACAGGACTTCGATAAGCTTCCCGGCGGAATTTTCAACCGGGGTTTCGTACGCGCCTACGCGCGTTACCTGGGCTTGGACGAGGACCAGGCGGTCGCTGACTACCAGACGGCAATAAATGAAGCTGCCGCCGCCGGTAACCTTAGCCGGCAGGAACCTGCCGTCCCGCCCCCGACAGTGGGGGAGCCGATCGCCGAAGCCGAACAGCGGGAGCCGCTTCATCTGCCACTAGGCGCCATTCTGACGTTCATGCTTATTGTCGCTCTTCTGATCGCTGGATGGCGCTACTACGCGAAGTACGGGGTGCCGAAAGTGGGACCCGTCCGTGCCGCCGGACAGCAACATCCGCCAGCGCCAAGATCTAGCGGGACGCGTTACGCGGCTGATGCGGTCGAACCCGCAAAGGCGGACATGGCTCAAGCCGCGAAAGCAGAGGCGGCCCAGCCGGTACAGGCCACCGATCTACAAGCTTCCAGCGCGCACGCAGTCCAGCCTCTCACGGCAACCACCGCCAGCTCATCGTTGAACGCGCGAGAGTTCGTGATCAGGGTGAAGGCGAAGGAAAATTCCTGGCTTTCGGTTGTCGCTGATGGCAAGCAGGTCATGTCCGGCGAACTGGCCGCGGACTCGGAAAGGTCTTTCCATGCCCATCGGGACGTGGTGCTGAAAACAGGCAACGCGGCCGGCATCGAGTTGTTCCACAACGACAAGCTCTTGCCGCGGCTGGGAGAAAACGGCCAGGTAAAGACGGTTGAATTCACTCCCACTGGCGTGCGCCGATAG
- a CDS encoding sensor domain-containing diguanylate cyclase → MSELAASDRKRHVQELSIFHEVAKALTSSLNLDSILQTIMEKVAEYFRPDTWSLLMVDESAEELYFAIAVGDAADALRTVRLKMGEGIAGWVAKHGEPLIVPDVYTDPRFAKRIDEMTKWETRSIICIPLKSKHRVLAVIQLINVPMSSFSDSEMFFLRAICDYAAIAIDNARAVERIQELTITDDCTGLYNARHLYKTLESEVYRSARFGYEFTVLFIDLDHFKQVNDTHGHLAGSKLLAEIGYTIKSHLRLIDYAFRYGGDEFVVLLPQTGKDSGLIVARRLLESFRKGTFLKDDGLNLNVRASIGVASYPEDAKSAHEIIRQADEMMYEVKNSSRDNIAVAQHGMLK, encoded by the coding sequence ATGAGCGAGCTTGCTGCCTCCGACCGTAAGCGGCATGTTCAAGAGCTCTCGATCTTTCATGAGGTCGCCAAGGCGCTGACCTCCTCGCTCAACCTGGATTCCATCCTGCAAACCATCATGGAAAAAGTGGCGGAGTATTTCCGCCCCGACACTTGGTCCTTATTAATGGTGGACGAGAGCGCGGAAGAGCTTTATTTCGCCATCGCGGTAGGAGACGCTGCCGACGCTCTGCGCACGGTGCGTTTGAAGATGGGCGAAGGCATTGCCGGGTGGGTGGCCAAGCATGGCGAGCCGCTCATTGTGCCCGATGTCTACACCGACCCGCGATTTGCCAAGCGCATCGACGAAATGACCAAGTGGGAGACGCGCTCCATCATCTGCATCCCCCTGAAATCGAAACACCGGGTGCTGGCCGTCATCCAGCTCATCAACGTGCCGATGTCGAGCTTCAGCGATAGCGAGATGTTCTTCCTGCGCGCCATTTGTGATTACGCCGCCATCGCCATCGATAACGCGCGCGCCGTGGAGCGTATCCAGGAACTCACCATCACCGACGATTGCACCGGCTTGTACAACGCGCGCCACCTGTACAAGACACTGGAATCGGAGGTTTACCGCTCGGCGCGATTCGGCTACGAATTCACTGTCCTTTTTATCGATCTCGACCACTTCAAGCAGGTCAACGACACGCACGGGCACCTGGCGGGCAGCAAGCTGTTGGCCGAGATCGGCTACACCATCAAGAGCCACCTCCGCCTGATCGATTACGCCTTCCGCTACGGCGGCGACGAGTTCGTGGTGTTGCTGCCGCAGACCGGAAAGGACTCCGGACTGATCGTGGCGCGACGCCTGCTGGAATCTTTCCGCAAGGGGACGTTCCTCAAAGATGATGGCTTAAATCTGAATGTTCGGGCCTCCATCGGCGTGGCTTCCTACCCGGAAGACGCCAAGAGCGCGCACGAGATCATCCGCCAGGCGGACGAGATGATGTACGAAGTGAAAAACTCCAGCCGCGACAACATTGCCGTCGCCCAGCACGGAATGCTGAAGTAA
- the mtaB gene encoding tRNA (N(6)-L-threonylcarbamoyladenosine(37)-C(2))-methylthiotransferase MtaB, protein MPGFYVENFGCRATQADGAAIEGQLLERGLRRVPGPDSAEVVVLNTCTVTASADQDVRAAIRRIHRKNPNCKILVTGCYAQRAPEELAQLPGVNWVVGNSHKHQVASVVCGSTAFIPLHSVSTLHDPRGAQVIVGDIFAHTELMAAPVFDGGGEKTRPNLKVQDGCDNRCSFCIIPSVRGASRSLPKAEVLSQVGALLARGFREVVISGINLGRWGRDLTPPNRFANLVRSIVEQTELEKLRISSVEPMDWTPELIDLVAGCERIAKHAHVPLQSGSDRVLRAMHRKYRPWHYEEKICRIRDAMPTAAIGADVMVGFPGETDFDFEATRRMIEQLPLTYLHVFTYSSRPGTASAAMARQVPVQVARERNRVLRELAAQKKGEFMRSFIGRQLPAITLSAANQESTEALTDNYLKVRLAGRHGANQWVGAQVQEVRAEELLATVV, encoded by the coding sequence GTGCCGGGCTTTTACGTCGAAAACTTTGGCTGCCGCGCCACCCAGGCGGACGGCGCCGCCATCGAAGGTCAGCTTCTGGAGCGGGGTCTGAGGCGGGTGCCCGGACCCGACAGCGCCGAAGTTGTTGTGCTCAATACCTGTACGGTAACCGCGTCGGCGGACCAGGACGTGCGCGCCGCTATCCGCCGCATTCATCGAAAAAATCCGAATTGTAAGATTCTCGTGACCGGCTGTTACGCCCAGCGCGCCCCCGAGGAACTGGCGCAGCTGCCCGGAGTCAACTGGGTAGTCGGCAACTCTCACAAACATCAGGTGGCTAGCGTCGTCTGCGGCTCGACTGCATTCATTCCGTTGCACAGTGTGTCCACCCTCCACGACCCGCGCGGTGCGCAGGTGATCGTGGGGGATATCTTTGCCCATACCGAGCTGATGGCGGCACCCGTCTTCGATGGCGGCGGGGAAAAGACGCGCCCCAACCTTAAAGTCCAGGACGGCTGCGACAATCGTTGTTCCTTCTGCATCATCCCGTCGGTGCGCGGCGCCAGCCGTTCGCTGCCGAAGGCAGAAGTCCTGTCGCAAGTTGGCGCGTTGCTTGCCCGCGGCTTCCGCGAAGTGGTCATTTCCGGGATCAACCTGGGCCGCTGGGGTCGCGATTTGACGCCGCCAAATCGTTTCGCCAACCTGGTGCGCTCCATCGTTGAGCAGACTGAGCTGGAAAAACTCCGCATCAGCTCCGTGGAACCGATGGATTGGACGCCGGAGTTGATTGACCTGGTGGCGGGTTGCGAACGCATTGCCAAGCATGCGCATGTCCCCTTGCAGTCGGGCAGCGATCGCGTGCTGCGGGCCATGCACCGCAAGTATCGTCCGTGGCATTACGAGGAAAAAATCTGCCGCATCCGCGATGCCATGCCCACGGCCGCGATTGGCGCCGACGTGATGGTCGGCTTTCCGGGCGAGACCGATTTCGATTTCGAAGCCACGCGGCGCATGATCGAACAGCTCCCGCTCACCTACCTGCACGTGTTCACCTACTCATCGCGTCCCGGAACGGCTTCGGCGGCGATGGCCAGGCAGGTGCCCGTGCAGGTGGCGCGCGAACGCAATCGCGTGCTGCGCGAACTGGCGGCGCAAAAGAAGGGCGAGTTCATGCGTTCTTTCATCGGCCGCCAACTGCCCGCGATCACGCTCAGCGCCGCCAACCAGGAGTCCACCGAAGCTCTTACCGACAATTACTTGAAGGTACGCCTGGCGGGACGGCACGGCGCCAACCAGTGGGTGGGAGCGCAGGTGCAGGAAGTTCGCGCTGAAGAACTGCTCGCCACGGTGGTCTGA
- a CDS encoding response regulator, whose protein sequence is MKRRILLVDDELAILLTLKAILEMNGFEVETASSGREAVQKLDGGVFQMVITDMRMETETAGYDVIRAAKQKPYNPATSILTAYPSLGSDWKSKGAQSLLVKPVNTQDLLRQIEALLISHEDQKRSAAAASNNKSGSSRSRNDVKRAG, encoded by the coding sequence ATGAAACGTCGCATCCTCCTGGTGGATGACGAACTCGCCATATTGCTTACTCTGAAAGCGATCCTGGAAATGAACGGCTTCGAGGTTGAAACCGCTTCCTCCGGGCGCGAAGCGGTGCAGAAACTTGACGGCGGCGTGTTCCAGATGGTCATCACCGATATGCGAATGGAGACCGAAACCGCCGGCTATGACGTGATCCGCGCCGCCAAGCAAAAGCCCTACAATCCCGCCACCTCGATCCTCACCGCGTATCCCTCGCTGGGCAGCGATTGGAAGAGCAAGGGCGCTCAGTCTCTGCTCGTCAAGCCCGTCAATACCCAGGACTTGCTGCGCCAGATCGAGGCGCTTCTGATCTCTCATGAAGACCAGAAGCGGTCGGCGGCCGCCGCCTCCAACAACAAGTCTGGTTCGTCGCGCTCACGCAACGATGTGAAGAGAGCCGGCTAG
- a CDS encoding zinc-ribbon domain containing protein, with the protein MEFQDKVLKCIDCGADFVFTAGEQLFFHDKQFKNEPKRCKPCKAKRAGMLGTATPGSYPKVETRTVCSQCGKETTVPFKPTQGRPVFCRECFQSKRTSAASA; encoded by the coding sequence ATGGAATTCCAGGACAAGGTGCTGAAGTGCATTGATTGTGGCGCCGATTTCGTTTTTACCGCCGGGGAGCAGCTGTTCTTCCACGACAAGCAGTTCAAGAACGAGCCCAAGCGTTGCAAGCCATGCAAGGCCAAGCGTGCCGGTATGCTGGGGACCGCCACCCCAGGCAGTTATCCCAAAGTGGAGACCCGGACCGTCTGTTCGCAATGCGGAAAAGAAACCACGGTTCCCTTTAAGCCGACGCAGGGACGCCCGGTGTTTTGCCGGGAATGCTTTCAGTCCAAGCGTACTTCGGCCGCTAGCGCCTGA
- the rpsU gene encoding 30S ribosomal protein S21 — protein sequence MAEVRVQEGESLENALRRFKRKVQQEDIIKEVKRHSFYLKPGEKKRAKEALARKRSRKKARKEQD from the coding sequence TTGGCTGAAGTAAGAGTTCAAGAGGGCGAGTCCTTAGAGAACGCCTTACGCAGATTCAAGAGGAAAGTCCAGCAGGAGGACATTATCAAGGAGGTCAAGCGGCACTCCTTTTATCTCAAGCCGGGCGAGAAAAAGCGCGCGAAGGAAGCGTTGGCACGAAAACGCAGCCGCAAGAAAGCGCGCAAGGAGCAGGACTAA
- a CDS encoding ABC transporter ATP-binding protein — protein MAANIHEEEVLGKAYDSRLMKRLLGYLRPYKWQVALALAAIVLKSAADVVGPYLTKTAIDKYLAPTTVRGSHGLLDRFLSSQPLLGIAQIGAMYVGLLVFGFFLEFLQTYFMQWTGQKVMFDLRSQIFRHLQRMHIGFYDKNPVGRLVTRVTTDVDALNEMFTSGVVAIFEDIFVLAGIVAIMLKMDWRLALITFSVLPLIMVATMIFRKHVRDSYRRIRTAIARINSYLQEHVSGMLVLQLFNREKRAYDKFEKINASHMEAFKDAILAYAFYYPVVEVLSSVAIAAVIWFGGSQTVRGITTLGVLVAFMQYAQRFFRPIQDLSEKYNILQSAMASSERIFKLLDTTVDIQSPAVVKHVTGPGRIEFDHVWFYYRTVPERNADGELNPNAGEPDWVLKDVSFAVEPGETAAIVGHTGAGKTTMISLLLRFYDVQKGAVRIDGVDVRELDLTQLRRRFGVVLQDPFLFTGTVEQNIRLGSEHVTDEQVERAAEDVNLADFIRSLPGGFKEPVHERGSTLSTGQKQLISFARALAHNPKILVLDEATSSVDTETELRVREALSRLVEGRTSLIIAHRLSTIQRADKIIVMHKGRLREMGSHQQLLTQRGIYWKLYQLQYKDQEVSPAIAPAQLGGPAVPVSGDD, from the coding sequence ATGGCGGCCAATATCCACGAAGAAGAAGTCCTGGGAAAGGCATATGACAGCCGTCTGATGAAGCGGCTGCTCGGCTACTTGCGCCCTTACAAGTGGCAGGTGGCGCTGGCCCTGGCGGCGATCGTGTTGAAATCGGCCGCCGATGTGGTCGGTCCGTACCTCACCAAGACCGCCATTGACAAATACCTGGCGCCCACCACGGTTCGCGGCAGCCACGGCCTCCTGGATCGCTTCCTCAGTTCGCAGCCGCTCTTGGGCATCGCGCAGATCGGCGCCATGTACGTCGGCCTGCTGGTGTTCGGTTTCTTCCTGGAGTTCCTGCAGACCTATTTCATGCAGTGGACCGGGCAGAAGGTCATGTTTGACCTGCGCAGCCAGATTTTCCGCCACCTGCAACGCATGCATATCGGCTTCTACGACAAGAACCCGGTCGGCCGGCTGGTAACCCGCGTCACCACCGACGTGGACGCGCTCAACGAAATGTTCACCTCCGGCGTGGTGGCTATCTTCGAGGACATTTTCGTGCTCGCCGGCATCGTTGCCATCATGCTGAAGATGGATTGGCGCCTGGCGCTGATCACCTTCTCTGTGCTGCCTCTCATCATGGTGGCGACCATGATCTTCCGCAAGCACGTCCGCGATAGCTATCGCCGGATCCGCACTGCCATCGCGCGCATTAACTCCTATCTCCAGGAGCATGTCAGCGGCATGCTGGTGCTCCAGCTTTTCAACCGCGAGAAGCGCGCCTACGACAAATTCGAGAAGATCAATGCCAGCCACATGGAGGCGTTCAAGGACGCGATTCTCGCCTACGCCTTCTATTATCCCGTGGTCGAAGTATTGTCCTCGGTGGCGATCGCCGCCGTGATCTGGTTTGGCGGCTCGCAAACGGTCCGCGGTATCACCACCCTCGGCGTGCTGGTCGCGTTCATGCAGTACGCGCAGCGCTTCTTCCGGCCCATCCAGGACCTGAGCGAAAAATACAACATCCTGCAGTCGGCGATGGCGTCGAGCGAGCGCATCTTCAAGTTGCTGGATACGACCGTCGACATCCAGTCCCCGGCAGTGGTGAAACACGTAACCGGGCCCGGACGCATCGAGTTCGACCACGTCTGGTTTTACTACCGCACCGTGCCGGAGCGAAACGCTGATGGCGAGCTGAACCCCAACGCTGGCGAACCGGACTGGGTGCTGAAGGACGTCAGCTTCGCCGTCGAACCCGGCGAGACGGCCGCCATCGTGGGCCATACCGGCGCCGGCAAGACCACCATGATCTCTCTCCTGCTGCGCTTTTACGACGTGCAGAAGGGCGCCGTCCGCATTGACGGCGTGGACGTGCGCGAGTTGGACCTCACCCAACTGCGCCGCCGCTTCGGCGTGGTGCTGCAGGATCCGTTCCTGTTCACGGGAACCGTGGAGCAGAACATTCGCCTCGGTTCCGAGCACGTCACTGACGAGCAAGTGGAGCGCGCCGCCGAGGACGTCAATCTCGCCGACTTTATCCGTTCCCTGCCCGGCGGTTTCAAGGAACCGGTGCATGAGCGTGGCAGCACGCTTTCCACCGGGCAGAAGCAGCTCATCTCATTTGCCCGCGCGCTGGCACACAATCCCAAGATTCTGGTGCTCGACGAAGCCACCTCCAGCGTGGATACCGAAACCGAGCTGCGCGTCCGCGAAGCGCTATCGCGGCTGGTCGAAGGGCGCACTTCGCTGATCATCGCGCACCGTTTGTCCACCATCCAGCGCGCCGACAAGATCATCGTCATGCACAAGGGACGCCTGCGCGAGATGGGCTCGCACCAGCAACTGCTCACCCAGCGCGGCATCTACTGGAAGCTTTACCAGCTCCAGTACAAGGACCAGGAAGTCTCGCCTGCCATTGCGCCCGCGCAGCTGGGCGGTCCGGCCGTGCCGGTCAGCGGCGACGATTAA
- a CDS encoding threonine ammonia-lyase, with protein sequence MSTVRTRPSTVTLPDILAAMSRIREAVKVSPCPESETFSQLTGNTVFLKLDSAQKTGSFKERGALNKLLLLGDAERARGVIAASAGNHAQGIAYHAGKLGIRAAICMPLATPLIKVSATRSYGAEVVLHGTNYDEAYEEALRLSREDQLTFVHAFDDDDVIAGQGTIALELLEQHADLDMIIVPIGGGGLIGGIGCAVKEINSKVRIVGVQTSRLPSMKVALAEGKPVTLNPAITIADGIAVRRAGDRTLPLVQRYVDDIVTVEEEEIANAILLLLEREKTLAEGAGAAALAALLNRKVAVNGKRVAVLVCGGNIDVTLLARIIERGLVKDGRLVRLRVHLGDYPGALHKLTGILAQHRANIVETSYDRAYHGVNLGDTAIDVTMETRGPDHIAELLSALTAAGYAHEKIV encoded by the coding sequence ATGAGTACGGTTCGAACTCGACCCTCGACGGTCACCCTTCCCGACATCCTGGCAGCGATGTCGCGCATTCGCGAGGCGGTGAAGGTTTCGCCTTGTCCTGAGTCGGAAACTTTCTCCCAGCTCACCGGCAACACCGTTTTCCTGAAACTCGACAGCGCCCAGAAGACCGGCTCTTTCAAGGAGCGTGGCGCCCTCAACAAGCTGCTGCTGCTCGGCGATGCGGAGCGGGCGCGCGGGGTCATTGCAGCCTCCGCCGGCAACCACGCCCAGGGCATTGCCTATCACGCGGGCAAGCTGGGCATCCGCGCTGCCATCTGCATGCCCCTGGCAACGCCGCTGATCAAGGTGTCCGCTACGCGCAGCTACGGCGCCGAAGTCGTTCTTCACGGCACCAACTACGACGAGGCGTACGAAGAAGCTCTCCGGCTCAGCCGCGAGGACCAACTCACCTTTGTCCACGCCTTTGACGACGATGACGTGATCGCCGGCCAGGGTACGATCGCGCTCGAACTGCTGGAACAGCATGCCGACCTGGACATGATCATCGTGCCCATCGGCGGCGGAGGACTGATCGGCGGCATCGGCTGCGCGGTAAAAGAAATTAACAGTAAGGTGCGCATCGTGGGGGTGCAGACCTCACGCCTGCCGTCCATGAAAGTTGCCCTCGCCGAAGGCAAGCCGGTCACGCTCAACCCCGCCATTACCATCGCCGACGGCATCGCCGTGCGCCGCGCCGGGGACAGAACGCTCCCCCTGGTCCAGCGCTACGTGGACGACATCGTTACCGTCGAAGAAGAAGAGATCGCCAATGCCATCCTCCTCCTGCTGGAGCGCGAGAAGACGCTGGCGGAAGGCGCTGGAGCCGCCGCCCTCGCTGCCCTGCTGAACCGCAAGGTCGCAGTCAACGGCAAGCGCGTCGCCGTGCTGGTTTGCGGCGGCAATATCGACGTCACTCTGCTGGCCCGCATCATCGAGCGCGGCCTGGTCAAAGACGGGCGCCTGGTGCGGTTGCGCGTACATCTCGGCGATTATCCCGGCGCTCTACACAAGCTGACCGGAATTCTTGCCCAGCACCGCGCCAACATTGTGGAGACTTCCTACGACCGCGCCTACCACGGCGTCAACCTGGGAG